CTAAGGTCGAGAACCTTTCTGTgctcatataaaaaattccacttgaaaatgcgtccgatttcggtcggcTGTTTTAAAAATAAGCCTCTCGCCCAAATAGTCTAGTCTTGTAGTCTCGAGAGTAACGGGACAGCGTTCAATCGTGAGttggtaatattttttgttccaAAGTAGAACGGCTTTAGATAAAAGCATTTCATTTATCTGTGTCTCTCGCTACGATACCTTATAAGCTTTCGATGCTCATATTCGTCAATTTGATGCCTTTGCTGAATTCAAACTTCTGTGAATTTATTGAGATTTGTGATATTTCGGAAATAATTCTTTGTCAGAACCGGTGGTCACTGAATGATCGTTGAAAATTATGCACCTGCAGATAGGGTAGAGTATGTGGGTTGAATTCGCTGAGAATCGGGTACCACCATTTGGCACGTCTTGCAAAAGTTGTAGAATGAATCTGAAGATTTTTATAGCTCTCGTCAGGCGAGATGATGAAAAGTGGTACTTAATCCCGACGTACTCCATGCTGAAGTCCAAACATACGCAGAGTTTTCAAGGCATAATAAGAAGTGATGGTCTATTAGCAATTGTCCAAAAAGTGCACATATTCGTCATGTATGTGGTAGGCGAGTATACTCGAGAGCAATTACAATGACTTTGAATCTCTCACAGACGGTAAACTAGAGTATTCTATCGAGTCTGTTGCTTCGATTGATGCAATCATCTATTATAGATGATCTATATAACAGTGAAATATTAGTGTTAACGTCAGAGCTCATTGTCTGCTTTCATTGTCGCTACAACAAAGCCGTCAAAAAGAGATTGACCAATTATCTAATTCTATTTGTTTGCCATGCGCCTCAGGCAGCTCAAGAATCCacaaaaagttttgattttcatccgtaccgTCGATGGTAGTGGAACATAGTCCATCCAGTCTACAAAGAGAGTTAGCTCAAAACTAGTTGGGGCTGCAATCTGTAGTGATTAAATTTATCATAGCAATAGCACAAAACGTCGGTCTCATGAGTTCAAGGGAAGCTGGTAGAGACACgctaaagtttaaaaaacatgattttcaaAAGGTCATAGAGGCCTATGCACTTGAGATATGAAGCTGATGAACAGTGGTAGCAGAAGAGGGACATTACCTTTCCCAATATCCAACAAATTACTTTTGGAGACCGACGTATATCCCGACAGTAGCTTAAAGTTTTTCCCTGATATTTGGTCACAATGGCGAAACTCAGCGCActgaaacaattaattaattaaactgGTTAATTATGATATGCTGGCAGTCTCAGCTTTCCATCGATACCACAATTGCTATGACTCATTCATATCAACAGTGTCACCCTGTTGAATGGATAATTGAGTAGAGTCCTTCTTCGACTACCGCCCTGTCCTACAAAGCTTACACTTACATATTCACTAACGAGATCAAACTtctcttctttctttctcGTCAGATATGGGACGGCGTTACAATCGACCTGATCAACTCACTGAAATCGTCACCAGCCGACATTGAAACGCTACGCATTTACTTAATCTTGCCGCTGTACCACGAATTCGTCAACTCAAAACATTACAAAACGCTGCACTCACCATTCTGCAAAGCCGTACTCGCCCTGACCAAAAATCCGCAAACAATCGTGTTGCGATGGTGGTGCAGCCAGTCGAAGGACTATTACGAACGTTTGGTGGAGATATTCAAGGGCGTCGTTTCGTACATCATTGATTACAATGTAAAAGTGTTTGGTGCGAAGCCACGAATTCAGTACGATGCGTATTTGGAGTTGTCGTTGAATGTGATGAGATTATTGTTTGCGGCCAATACCCAATCGGAGAAGGTGCCTTATAGTGTATTCACCATACCTGAACTGACAGAAAACATAGACTTACGATCGGACTACGTCAGCTGGTTAATGGACAAAAGTGTAAGGGAGAAATTGAGTCGGGAATGCGGACAGTTCACCTAACGAAAATTCGCAAATTTTTCCAGCCAATGAACTTTTACCTCTGCAACTATCCGTTCTTATTCGATGCCAAAGCGAAAACATTGCTGCTGGAAACTGACCAATCCATTCAAATGGGTATGGCGATGCACAATGCAGCAGCCAATTCGGCATTAAGTTCACTACTTCATTTGAATGTCAATGCATCACCGTTTGTGGTGCTACAAGTCTCGCGTTTAAATTTGGTCGAGGATACAATCAAAGAGATCCAACTGTGCAGCAAAGGCGATCTCAAAAAACCATTGAAAGTTAAATTCCACGGCGAGGAGGCTGAAGATGCTGGTTCGTGCTGTTGTGCTCATCGAATTCTTTCCGATTTTCtagcaaaaaaattcttttccattcaCAGGTGGTGTCCGGAAAGAGTTCTTCATGCTTTTGCTCAAAGACTTACTGGATCCCAAGTATGGCATGTTCAAGGAATATGAAGACTCACGCGCCATCTGGTTTTCCGACCATTCGTTCGAAGACGATCAAATGTACAATCTGATCGGAACGTTGTGTGGCCTGGCCATCTACAATTTCACGATCATCAATCTGCCGTTTCCGTTGTGTTTGTATAAGAAATTGTTGAACGATGCGGTTGATCTGGCGGATCTACGTGATCTGTCGCCGGTGCTTGCCAATTCGATGCAAAGTATTTTGGACTATCAGGAAAGCGATATGGAGTCGGTGTTCGGGCTGCATTTTGAAATAACACGAGAAATATTCGGCGAAACGCAACAGGTTCTGCTGCGACCGAATGGTGATAAAATTCCAGTTACTCAAGACAACAAGTACACACAATCCGTTTTTGATGTCTTGCCGTGGAGGTtcactaatttttttcttcttccatcTTGCTCACCCACAGAACCGATTTTGTGACGAGTTACATCGACTACGTAATGAATGTTTCagtcgaaaaacaatttgccGGATTTCGGGACGGTTTTATGAAAGTATGCGGCGGACGCGTCTTAGAACTGTTCCAACCGGCTGAACTGATGGCTGTGGTAATAGGAAATGGCaactttccgttgcctttattgcgaaaaacattgtatacaactcgattGCTTTTTTAGGTAATAGGAAACGAAGACTACGATTGGCATGCATTAGAATCTGAAGCCGATTACAAAAATGGATATTCGTCCAGCGATCAAGTGGTAGGTTTGATGAATTTAACGTCTCGTCTTGTTTCACTACCAATATTTTCTGCCGCACAGATTCGATGGTTTTGGGAGGTGTTCCACGAGCTGCCACTgagcgaaaagaaaaaattcctGCTCTATCTGACTGGCAGCGATCGCATTCCCATACAGGGAATGAAGGccatcaaaattgttttccaaCCGACCAACGACGAAAAGTTTCTTCCAGTCGCCCACACATGCTTTAATCTGTTAGATCTGCCTAGATATGGAACGAAAGAGCGTCTCAAATACAAACTGTGCCAGGCAATTCAACAGACCCAAGGATTTAGTCTGGTTTAACCGGGAagaaccatttttttcttgtttcacGTTATGTTTAGTTGGTTCAATATCATGAATCAGTGAGTGGGGGGATGGGGGTACCAATACCCAATATATCTGTGACACGGAAAttatgaaataaattgttggttttttctCATTCGATGGTTTGATTGGACTGACAGTAGTCGAAATCGCAGTCGCTTCAACTGTTACAAAGTAACTCGCGGACGGTGTGGTCATATCACGAATTTTTACTGATCGAATCAATTACGTCGTTTCCaccaagattttttttacgaatcTGACTCTGACCTGAAGCTACCAGACCTGAACTTGAAATGTTGGGTTCAGCTGAAAACCCTTCCCATCCAGTTTTTGGTTTCAAACTTTTGGATTGTATTAGCAGAGAGGTTTCTTCAACGGAGATGTTTGCCTTTCGAAAGTAAGAGTTCCATAATTTGACACGAATTTGGTTCAATCATGTACGTTTActcagagggattcttctgaaaaacggaagaccgaaatcggacgcattttctattggaattttttataagtacctagaaaggtattcgaccccagaagccaaaaacactttcaaaaaatttcttcgaatcttgtgtggctagtgtgaggggatcgaaaaccgaaaaccagcacttttcttacaaacatttctccagttacacgagccgtacaggatcgtgtggggtgtcattagaaaggtaattacatgtacttacggggcaaatagggtcttattgggtttgaAATTCATCTACACTGAGATATGCACAGTTGAAgatttcaaccgaaaaaagactgaaaacttacacttttcttacagaaatttcttgaGGTACACTGAGCGTGCATGGTTGTGTGaagtgtcattagaaaggtaattgcatgtactttcagggaaagtagagcttacggaagtttggtagcatcttCGATTCGatataagcacttaaacatttctcATAATTACtcgtagatgcttccaaaccccaataagtccctatttgccctgaaagtgcatgtaattacctttctaatgacacctcacacgaccatgtacgtttcgtgtatctcgagaaatttctgtaagaaaagtgtaagttttcagtcttttttcggttgaaaacttcaactgtacatatctcagtgtagatgaattttaaacccaataagaccctatttgccccggaagtatatgcaattacctttctaatgacaccacacacgaccctgtacggctcgtgtaactggagaaatttttgtaagaaaagtgctggttttcggtttttgaccTCATACCAGCCACAatagcttcgaagaatttttttgaaagtggttgtGGCTTccggggtcgaataccttactgggcacatataaaaaattccaatagaaaatgcgtccgatttcggtcttctctTTTTCAGAATAATCCCTCTCATTAATTGTCTGTTCATTTTGCATTTTGCGATTGTTTCTATAACAGAGCTCGCTTTGATAATCGATTGTTATTCGGCACACATTCTGTTGATTATTATTCAAAGCACATAGATCTCACTTAACATTCAATGTCATATTGGCGCAAAGACAGATTTTGGTTTCTTGTGGTAGCAGTTGTAATCGATGAAACACCGTTGTTAAAAGTGTGCTCGCAGAATAAGCCTTTGATCGCGTAATTTCTtatacacacacggaattttgaaagccaacacattttctgtttctgtgttttacttgagtttctgatttctccataaaaaaatacatgcaaaattcacaaaaaacagTAAACCACGAAAAAGAATATGTGTCTGTggtcaaaattccgtgagtgtaccCAAATTCCAAATGTATACCCAAAAAACTGAGTTTGGGgtgaaccaaccttggaacacctcatgCATGCCGAAagtaacccaaatccatcgaaaaatccgacggaagttaggaagtgccagaggaatcatctgtcatcccaaactTTAAGAACCAacctagtggaagttaatacTAAATGATCCCCACGATTTTCAACAAGAACGTCATACATCGCAAACATACACACccatacaaattggcttttatatggcaaTTGTATGGAGATTTGGGGAGCTCCAACTTccaagatatgggttttttccaacttttgaaaattccattcttatttttgggccattattagcctataaccaaaatttcaggaaaatctatagaaacgtttaggagttgctggatccactttcCACAGGAACTAACTGACTAACTAATTAGGCGATTtaaataccctctctagcaaccaaactaggaaaattaagGAGGTCAAACTGTGCAGTGTATTctgtcatagaaaattttacacttttaaagataaattaaatgaagtatgagcagcgatgtcattttcgaaaatgaataatCTGTGATTGTGACGTGTTTTTTGTGTATTGCTCCgttatgaaatgaaataaattttaaaatttgtctaTTTCGTGTGACGTTGATATTGCCTTAAAAAAGAGTGCGGCAACTCTATTACTAAAAAAAGGCAGTgtcacatttgtcaaaataagatggtattttgactgcgtcaaaacgaagtttagTTGCTAGAGATGATACTGGCGATTtgcattatctgaaaattcgagattttgcttattttcacacaaaaatcaatatttcgaagttcaatatctcggccaatatTGGATATTCCAGATATTTTAGTTTGTAGCCAATGGAGAGAAGTTAAAacttgctgtaaatatgctccgccgtcacgaaaaaaaataaaacttttttggtagtggacttgcgtcacgcccgctgcagtgacgtgcgggcatgatgtACGATAGGTATTAGCAGGTGTAATTGATGTTGACAGTTTTATATGTGAAAGTAAATAATATGGAGAATTCAAAAGATAAATACAGTGCGCATACAACTATGCCTGGATGAGTTGTTTGGATCTGAGGTATAGTTACGGGCGTAAAATATGTACTATTAACGGCGACATTGAAGGAATATAGGCCACCTTGTCCAAGTAGAAGAATGATAGAGCGCCGAGCTCGTTATACAGCAACTGTTGTGATGAGCTTAGGTCTCGTCTTAGGCACAAAGTTGCTGCCACAATGCACTTCAATCAAAAACGCTTCGAGTGCCAGCTGCCTAATGGATGGATATGTACtatccagtttcagtactctattttgaGTGTGTTGAAGCCACATGtgtttgaatttatatttgtttcgattttcagtttttttagtTCAAATAACTTTTGCTAAATTTTATAACTTATGTCTGTCGAACCTGTCGAAGCAGTTAATCGCCAATTTTATACGTATAATATAATCAACGGCATTGAGATTCATTTAACGATTAAGGTGATGCGGTCTCTGGATAGTACGATATTTTCGTGTGTGTACGATGTAGCATGGTCGAACAGTGACCAAGATTTGTTCGATAAGATTTCCGTCGCAATGACCGTGTTCGTAATGGGTTCGCTTGTATTAAATTTGGTCGGACCAGTTCGATATGGAAAATCAGCGTCGTTTATTTCGACGCATCCGAATTACCTAAATTACAATCTAACTTCGAAATTTGTGTGGAGGGTGGGTAACTATTATAGTCGTGGAGTCGAGATTTTGTATACTAATGAGTGGTTGTCTTCAGTATGGCTTCATAGCCACAATTCTTGTGCCACTTCTGATGGTCTTCGTCACCCCATGTTCGAAAATTGGAAACTTTTGTAATGCTGCTGGCCTGACGATTgattgcctacattattttaatCGGTAAGCCTTCAATGAAtgcactgataaaaaaatttcgtaaacatacgtccagtatgtatgaaatggctggcagacagcttcatttctgccttaattcggatatgtatattccaacgtctgacatgtatatcgtaCATGTTCGACGTATTTAAACATACGAGTGACACAAATAGTCACGTACAGTATGTATGATTATACGTCGGACATGtacgatatacatgtcagacgttggaatacacatatccgaagtaaggcagaaatgaagctgtctgccaatcatttcatacatactggacgtatgttgacaaatttttttttatcagtgtgcTTCATAAAATCGCGATTGCCACCTCACGCTTTCCTTCATAATGCCAGGACAATTATTTATCCGTCGAAAATCTCGCCGAAAGCTACGCCTCAAACTCTGTGGTTCTTCCTGCTAATGGTTCTGATAACAACGCTACATGGATTCATCCAATCACATCATTTACTGAACGTTCACACTTCAAGCGTTACCTCTTTGACCTATTTGGGTAAGTACAGTTTTTACGACCACTGTTTTTTAGCACACCATAGTTGGTGGCAGATAATGTGTAAGGCGGGAAAAATGTTGGCACAGTTGCGTGACCAATTCCTTCTGATTATCAGGCATATTGCTCTACATCGTCGGTGCATCAATTAATTCCTACCACGATAATCTACTCATTAATTTGAGGAACACATCGACCACAGCAGGTAGATTGGACAGCAGCTCCAATTACAAAATTCCTACAGGAGGCATTTTCGAATACGTTTCGTGTGCCAACTATCTCGGCGAATTGATGGAATGGTGGGGTTATTTCATGGTGACGAAAGGTTATCCGCAGGTAGTGTATGATGCTAATGAATGGGTTGGTTGAGGCTTGGAAGGATGTTATTGCAATTATGTTTTCAGTTCCTGTTCGCAATATTTGCGACTGCATTTTTGGGATGTCGGTCCAGATTTGCTCACAAATTCTACAAGGACAAGTTTGGTGGTGAGTATCCGGACCACAGGAAAGCGataattccatttatttactGATGAGAGGTGTATTGTATTGATCTGGATTGTAAGGAACTCTGGTACGGTCGGGGaaattttgttgctttttatttacaaattcaCGCCATAGTATGTCTCTCAGAATATGAATTTTAAGTAAACGAATGattaaaaaatgaaccgaaaaatacatttcaacgcttgaGAATATTAATGCTTTGTAATTTAGACTCacgttccattttgaattGGGTAGTGCAAGTAGTGCACCCATGTAGTGAATTGTCATCACTACTCACTGGCCTCGTCGATAACAGGGAACATTTTGCAATTCCGAGCATCTTCGTTTCCAGAAAATTATCTGTGCGTTGTCATGGAAAGAAAAGATCGGAAGTAAGTCAAGATCGAACAACTCACATCGATTCTGCTTTCAACTTATTTAAGAAAGAAATGCAATCAGCTTCAGACAATCGTGACCTTTAGTGAACACGCAACGTTTCAGCACTCGCGCACTCTTCAGTACTTTCGACAACATCTCATACTCAACAAATCTTAAAACTCCTGAATCGTccaaacaaagtttttttcatTCCTGATCACAATGGAGTCCTACTCTATCAGAACATACTGCTATTTTTGGGTAAGGTAGTTTTGGCATACCCTTCCCAGTTTTGGATATTTGATTTCAacggaaatttttctttagcGAAAGTAAGTTCTTCATGATTTGTTatgaattcaattcaatcacGTAAGTTCATTCAGTAATCTTCGGTttatttaacaataaattgcCGCGAAGATTATACATATCAGCATGCAATGTACACAGTTCATTACACCAACACAGTCTTTTATAATAATTAAGAGTCAATCTGCGAAAACTTCGAACAATTTCAAACTCCAAATCCTTCCGGGCTGTTTGAAAGTGGTCAACGTCTAAAGTATGAttataattgaataaaaacttaaTACAAAGCCGGACCAGCCACACTGGGAAGTCGGGAGTTTTCCGATTggtatttcggattttttttggcgcTAGGTTTATGATGTCATGAATGGACTATTCGGAATAGTAGAGGTCCAACGGCATCAATATCTTTCAAGGTTTagtttttttcttgtaaacaCTTCGAGAAGTTTGTAATTTGTTCCTCTCAGAATGCCTACTGCACCGCTCCAATGaacattttcgagaattttaaaaGACCAACGTAGGCTTCTCTAATACCTACCAGcgccaaaatttcaaataagcCCGTTTTTTATTGTCAgagatttaaattaaaaacgagtTTGACCTTTCCAATGGCACTGGGTTAGGTGCAGACCAATTTTTGACCAGTTGCaacatgaaaacaaaatggttTCAAGACCAAATTTGACCTGTAGATTACTGAGAGGAATCCTTTTAAACATTTAGTGcctgaattttaaaaatcgacGATGGCTTGTTTTTGTGTTTCACACAACTTGTTCGACGTTTTCGCAAAATGACTCTTAATACTTCTATATGGAAGTGGATCATTGCAATTCGTTCGTGCTGCAACTATAATGTTAAAGCGTTGCTTGTTCGCGATAAATATGTAAACTAAAAGGTCAAGTACCTCATTCATATTTATGTCAATAAATTACTGAACCTACCACCTACTACACTTTCATGTTCATTAATATTCTCTTTATATACTTCATTGTAAAACAGTGTTATcgtgaattcttttgtttacatATTACTTtatgcaacgcacttcaagcaaaagtgatcatagtagtcagctgcagaaagtactctattttacatgaaaaattttttacagtgttttacagctGTGTGACagactgtcaagtttcagagtacaactcatgcttgaagtgcgttgcttcaTCCAATTCTGGGCCTTACCCACCACACAGTATTTCTTTTGCCGCTATTTGCACTCACTGTGTGCTAATAGAATTTCTTATAGGCACTCGATCTCTAAAGCTTGTAAGAAAACTAGGAAAAAACCAAGTCTCGTTTACATGCTTCTACACCGAAAACCattcatttcatcaatgaGGCACTTTTTTGGATGCCCTCAGTATGTAAAATGTAGGACGTAACTCggacgaaaaataaaaagcgaCGTTTTCGcgtgaagtttgttgatccgaggcgaaaccGACTGTTTAACTTTTCCATTCTTGTGACGtaaatttctattgtttactTTTAAATACTCAATGAAAAGTAAACCATTAGGAGAGTCGAGAGTCCTTCATAATCTTCTGCTGGAAAAtcatcataaaattaaaatcgagaAACAGAACTCAATCCGTGCCGTTTCACCATACAAGTTTTCACGTATGGAAGTTACATCTGTTTCTGTTATTTACAATATTCTTACATACAATGAATTTCTCCACACTACGACGTCGGTAAGACCGGTCTGGCTTCAATTTATTCATATTAAAACTGTTATGAAGGTCTAATTCACATACAGTTCATTCGTTCCGTTGTTTGCATTGCATTACAGGTTGCCAAGAGGTTGGTTGTCCAACAGGTTCAGCATCCGATGTAGTGATAACATTCTGTCCAACTGTGTGTTCATGGGTTGTTATCGTTTGCAcctttattttttgtcgtttcgtTACTTATGATAGAATGCACAGCTCTGTAGCAGTGCTGTGTAGAATGATATCGTGGTGAAGACAGTGTTACGGTCTTAAAACAGTACATCGCATAGCATATCATCAGTTTTTTCGTAGTATCTTCAGCAAGAAACTTGCAATAATTCAGCCTTTAGCcgaagtgaaaataaaaggttcaaattttgaaaacaaacaacgcgcttcaagcatgagtggtactctaaataggctactgaaactggacagtgcatcgaacaaattttggcactgcacttttgcttgaagtgcgttgaaacaaacaaagaaacgAAGAGCATTTATTTCACCTgcgaaattttggtaagaaataGTTCCAAAGTTGAATGGTTCCTGATGTACTCGGAAAACACCCTTTAGTCATGAATTCTCTTCCCACTTTTGGGGAATTTTGGGTCTGGCTATGACACCGATGTGATGGAAAGAATACATGACTGGTTGATGTGCCATACTTAACCTATCACATACggttattcatctgttatcgataacgacgacaaaaataatgacaagctctggtgTAGTGCCCCTTACTATATTAAGTAAGAGAGAAGTAAGTTCTCTCTCTTTAGTATAAGAACCATGAATATGTTACTTAAGTGAATAAAGAATCATTCCATATTATATCGTCAAGCAGTGCGTTTCACTTAATACAACACTCCCGTTAAGACTATATATACCaactatatatatacatgGCGACCGTGACagtgatataaaaaaaaaaaaacgataagtGGTCGGGT
This window of the Bradysia coprophila strain Holo2 unplaced genomic scaffold, BU_Bcop_v1 contig_324, whole genome shotgun sequence genome carries:
- the LOC119079664 gene encoding probable E3 ubiquitin-protein ligase HERC4 isoform X2, with product MSLYCWGNTAHGELGLGGIEDEQILTPRKMDWSQASEVIHASCGLMHTLLLTKSGRLYSCGNNDHGQLGHELSRKRPQSIPALENYKIVQIACGVAHSMAMDEWGQVYTWGSNSRGQLGNDTTNYGPKPVKALATKHIVQIAAGQYHCLVLTNTGELYSWGANAYGQLGIGAVSEMSNSPMLITSLAGVPIAFITCGGNHSFAVSKSGSVFGWGKNLFGQLGVNDNIDRPYPTHLKTLRSLGVRYVAAGDDFSVFLTSDGQVFTSGAGTYGQLGHGSVQNDYLPRMVVELMGTICTQISTGRRHTLTFVPSRGRIYGFGLGCSGQLGNRSAQNSSVPQVVVGPWVSPSGTSLIAKDAEQQSTVVHQIFSGGDHSFVSTVIQSNSNEAVDFRIYDPTTQIVCFSGQIAESCSKISKDETIDMDLMAQVEVIFKSQACFNASFLANKTGNFSCTPKSSGIDVTAAEKAFSCIAKFENDTLKQIIWDGVTIDLINSLKSSPADIETLRIYLILPLYHEFVNSKHYKTLHSPFCKAVLALTKNPQTIVLRWWCSQSKDYYERLVEIFKGVVSYIIDYNVKVFGAKPRIQYDAYLELSLNVMRLLFAANTQSEKVPYSVFTIPELTENIDLRSDYVSWLMDKSPMNFYLCNYPFLFDAKAKTLLLETDQSIQMGMAMHNAAANSALSSLLHLNVNASPFVVLQVSRLNLVEDTIKEIQLCSKGDLKKPLKVKFHGEEAEDAGGVRKEFFMLLLKDLLDPKYGMFKEYEDSRAIWFSDHSFEDDQMYNLIGTLCGLAIYNFTIINLPFPLCLYKKLLNDAVDLADLRDLSPVLANSMQSILDYQESDMESVFGLHFEITREIFGETQQVLLRPNGDKIPVTQDNKTDFVTSYIDYVMNVSVEKQFAGFRDGFMKVCGGRVLELFQPAELMAVVIGNEDYDWHALESEADYKNGYSSSDQVIRWFWEVFHELPLSEKKKFLLYLTGSDRIPIQGMKAIKIVFQPTNDEKFLPVAHTCFNLLDLPRYGTKERLKYKLCQAIQQTQGFSLV
- the LOC119079665 gene encoding 3-oxo-5-alpha-steroid 4-dehydrogenase 2-like, which encodes MRSLDSTIFSCVYDVAWSNSDQDLFDKISVAMTVFVMGSLVLNLVGPVRYGKSASFISTHPNYLNYNLTSKFVWRYGFIATILVPLLMVFVTPCSKIGNFCNAAGLTIDCLHYFNRTIIYPSKISPKATPQTLWFFLLMVLITTLHGFIQSHHLLNVHTSSVTSLTYLGILLYIVGASINSYHDNLLINLRNTSTTAGRLDSSSNYKIPTGGIFEYVSCANYLGELMEWWGYFMVTKGYPQFLFAIFATAFLGCRSRFAHKFYKDKFGGEYPDHRKAIIPFIY
- the LOC119079664 gene encoding probable E3 ubiquitin-protein ligase HERC4 isoform X1, with the translated sequence MSLYCWGNTAHGELGLGGIEDEQILTPRKMDWSQASEVIHASCGLMHTLLLTKSGRLYSCGNNDHGQLGHELSRKRPRMFTFKSIPALENYKIVQIACGVAHSMAMDEWGQVYTWGSNSRGQLGNDTTNYGPKPVKALATKHIVQIAAGQYHCLVLTNTGELYSWGANAYGQLGIGAVSEMSNSPMLITSLAGVPIAFITCGGNHSFAVSKSGSVFGWGKNLFGQLGVNDNIDRPYPTHLKTLRSLGVRYVAAGDDFSVFLTSDGQVFTSGAGTYGQLGHGSVQNDYLPRMVVELMGTICTQISTGRRHTLTFVPSRGRIYGFGLGCSGQLGNRSAQNSSVPQVVVGPWVSPSGTSLIAKDAEQQSTVVHQIFSGGDHSFVSTVIQSNSNEAVDFRIYDPTTQIVCFSGQIAESCSKISKDETIDMDLMAQVEVIFKSQACFNASFLANKTGNFSCTPKSSGIDVTAAEKAFSCIAKFENDTLKQIIWDGVTIDLINSLKSSPADIETLRIYLILPLYHEFVNSKHYKTLHSPFCKAVLALTKNPQTIVLRWWCSQSKDYYERLVEIFKGVVSYIIDYNVKVFGAKPRIQYDAYLELSLNVMRLLFAANTQSEKVPYSVFTIPELTENIDLRSDYVSWLMDKSPMNFYLCNYPFLFDAKAKTLLLETDQSIQMGMAMHNAAANSALSSLLHLNVNASPFVVLQVSRLNLVEDTIKEIQLCSKGDLKKPLKVKFHGEEAEDAGGVRKEFFMLLLKDLLDPKYGMFKEYEDSRAIWFSDHSFEDDQMYNLIGTLCGLAIYNFTIINLPFPLCLYKKLLNDAVDLADLRDLSPVLANSMQSILDYQESDMESVFGLHFEITREIFGETQQVLLRPNGDKIPVTQDNKTDFVTSYIDYVMNVSVEKQFAGFRDGFMKVCGGRVLELFQPAELMAVVIGNEDYDWHALESEADYKNGYSSSDQVIRWFWEVFHELPLSEKKKFLLYLTGSDRIPIQGMKAIKIVFQPTNDEKFLPVAHTCFNLLDLPRYGTKERLKYKLCQAIQQTQGFSLV